TGTTGGCCCCGAACGTCGAGACGAGTTGATATTCCTTGCCGGTCAGGTGGATGACCCCGGCGAGACCGGCAAAGGCGCCACCAAGCAGGAGAGCGCCCAGCAACAGCTTCCGGACGTTGAAGCCGGCCCGGCGCGCGGCCTCGGCGTTACCGCCGACGACCGAGAGGCGGAATCCCCAGGTCGTGAACCGCAACAGCACCCAGACGGCCACCGTCGCGATGACCGCGATGGCGATACCGATATGGACCTTGGAACTACCCAGGACCGGCAGCAGGGCGCCCGTCTCAAGCTCCCGACTGGCGATGCGGCCGTTCTGACCCGGATCACGCCAGGGACCGATGATCAAGTACTGCATGACGAAGAGCGCCACGTAGTTCAGCAGCAGGGTCGTCACCGCTTCGTTGACCCGGACCGTCAGCCGCATCGCTGCGGCCACCCCGGCCCACAGGGCGCCGGCCACCGTCCCCGCCACGAGCATGAGGATCAGCACCACGGTGCCGTTGACGCGCTGATCGAGCATGAGCCCGACCCCCGCGGCCGCGACAGCCCCGATGATCAACTGGCCCTCGCCGCCGACGTTGACCATCCCGCCTCGAGCTGGGACGACGACCGCGAGGGCAGTCAGCACGATGGGTGTCGCCAGGATCAGGATCTGCTGCAACGACGTACCGCGCGCCAGCGTCGACGACCAGATGTCGGAATACACCTGCAGCGGGTTGGCGCCGTTGGCCATGACGAAGGCGCCGAACACCACCAGGGCCCCCCCGAGCGCGACCACCCATCGCAGCGTCGTCGCCAGCGCTCGGGAAGCCAGACTCTCCCCAGGAGCCTCCGCCGGACTCGGCGGTGGTCCAGCAGGCTCCGCCGGCGCCGGCTCGGCCGAGACGGTGACGCTCATGCGGCTCCTCCGAGCATCAGTTGGCCGATCCGCTGGCGGTCGAAGTCGGCAGCGGCCACGATTCCCGCCACGTGGCCGTCGTGCATGACCACGATGCGATCGGCAACCGACATCAACTCGTCGAGATCTTCGGAAACCATGAGAATCCCTGCCCCCGTGGCTCGTTGCTCCAGCAGCACCTCTTGAGTTCGCCGGGTATTGGCGATGTCGAGCCCCCGGCTGGGATAGGCGGCCACGACCAAGGCGGCAGGCTGCCCGAGTTCCCGCGTCAGAATCACTCGCTGAATGTTTCCCCCGGACAGTTCCGCCACCTTGCGGTGCGGAGCGGCGATGCGCAGGCCGACCC
Above is a genomic segment from Actinomycetota bacterium containing:
- a CDS encoding ABC transporter permease gives rise to the protein MSVTVSAEPAPAEPAGPPPSPAEAPGESLASRALATTLRWVVALGGALVVFGAFVMANGANPLQVYSDIWSSTLARGTSLQQILILATPIVLTALAVVVPARGGMVNVGGEGQLIIGAVAAAGVGLMLDQRVNGTVVLILMLVAGTVAGALWAGVAAAMRLTVRVNEAVTTLLLNYVALFVMQYLIIGPWRDPGQNGRIASRELETGALLPVLGSSKVHIGIAIAVIATVAVWVLLRFTTWGFRLSVVGGNAEAARRAGFNVRKLLLGALLLGGAFAGLAGVIHLTGKEYQLVSTFGANIGYLGFLASWLARHRPIPVLVASFALAAIAIAGDSLQLRSGLPAPTVNILLGLVLIAVLGWTTKKGAKP